One Helicoverpa zea isolate HzStark_Cry1AcR chromosome 20, ilHelZeax1.1, whole genome shotgun sequence genomic region harbors:
- the LOC124640198 gene encoding uncharacterized protein LOC124640198, whose product MPPRIRTRASKALKENIDITENKLKPAKTNTKAPRKPLADKTNSASDDPSLEIPTKVKKTSSNKNGEKKAAETKKKQTVKHKDNVKPNENVKPTNEGRPRRERKLPNRFVENVILKNLSNSKESPNVTVNSSTTTLTTEKTPVKKTSVSKNDITEPSPFKTPSKVDSSLFASRPTRICRLPSRLEDHSVSPHKYIPILPAHASTPIQPSKARPIVLINKNEITCHNVDKNLETKATKTRPNRLAKLNAQKKSSDKTPEKSSPDGNNNAKGRTRKKATKIQPPATKKSPDKIKQSPIRKFLTPMAKFQSSLNKTQSPAKKSSPKQSANKKTDKNLSFKLLGSKKKSQETENKDQDVYEFTFDPNEEPKPQKKKRKRIVTKKSAPTPNPRKVVCKSTYDKNIKKALAALKNAIQPAKTTAAPKLPQITENTEQAENVQQSNATNNFNVIQTNNITNTNNMALNDTGKTSVHECNYPSIRVEDIAADIEPSIDHHADLNYSPVNSPRSIGFKTPNTHQSLNHRETPERSVQNKDPLNLAEELSFFDDQPVASSSMNMSVRHPLASPWRVEFGNLPIKWPSNAYVKPNMTPAVETSFINPEDSINKKKHVYTNMVPQTNEMFTDIADTTPNLKQTSIISFIKEMAEKSAKKKRGRSVSPAKAIYQEIDDNTAETNKKSGKKGVGNKTPNPAINTSDEVSSSGNDTSHDKENSKEERKSRKRKNNENICDLPAKSPRKQKDKDGTFFGFDESEVQDENVSPVKINNNPRSRSLRPRSKAVLQEINGPTRAVLPVAAKTKIATGSEAVNKVYEELKSPADAPVFLERNVNENETNVADPSINDDSQSVHLFEDIEVVHHLKPTRKSYGKAKKVTFRQRSNSTSDSEVQVPVEDPNESTDYDDLGDLTFDVCNVTEKKATKKRKPKKLMSKKEEKEAEAWAANFNSMCEDVEDFPLLVE is encoded by the exons ATGCCCCCGCGTATTAGAACGCGAGCTTCTAAAGCTCTAAAAGAAAACATTGACATCACGGAAAACAAATTGAAGCCTGCAAAAACTAACACAAAAGCTCCACGAAAACCTTTGGCAGACAAAACTAATTCCGCGTCAGATGATCCGTCGTTAGAAATCCCGACAAAGGTTAAGAAGACAAGTTCAAACAAGAATGGAGAAAAGAAAGCGGCCGAAACGAAGAAGAAACAAACTGTTAAACATAAAGATAACGTTAAACCTAATGAAAACGTGAAACCTACCAATGAAGGACGGCCACGAAGGGAGAGAAAATTGCCGAATCGGTTTGTAGAGaatgttattttgaaaaatttatcTAACAGCAAGGAAAGTCCAAATGTGACCGTTAACAGTTCAACAACTACACTAACCACTGAGAAAACGCCAGTGAAGAAAACGAGTGTATCTAAAAATGATATAACAGAACCCTCTCCGTTCAAGACACCATCAAAAGTTGATAGTAGCTTATTTGCTAGCCGTCCCACTAGGATATGCCGCTTACCATCACGTTTGGAAGATCATTCTGTTAGTCCTCACAAGTACATACCAATACTACCTGCACATGCCAGCACACCCATACAGCCAAGTAAAGCAAGACCTATTGTACTTATAAACAAGAATGAAATAACATGCCATAATGTAGATAAGAATCTAGaaacaaaagcaacaaaaactAGGCCAAACAGATTAGCCAAATTAAATGCACAAAAGAAATCGAGTGACAAAACACCTGAGAAAAGTAGCCCTGATGGTAACAACAATGCTAAAGGCAGAACTAGAAAGAAAGCAACGAAAATTCAGCCCCCTGCTACTAAGAAATCTCCAGATAAGATAAAACAATCACCAATTCGCAAATTCCTTACACCCATGGCAAAATTCCAATCAtcattaaacaaaacacaatcaccAGCCAAGAAAAGTAGTCCAAAACAATCTGCCAACAAGAAGACAGACAAAAATCTATCATTCAAACTACTTGGAAGCAAGAAAAAGTCACAAGAAACTGAGAATAAGGACCAGGATGTCTATGAATTTACTTTTGACCCAAATGAAGAACCAAAACCTCAGAAGAAGAAACGTAAAAGAATTGTTACAAAGAAATCTGCACCTACACCTAACCCTAGGAAAGTTGTTTGCAAAAGCacttatgataaaaatataaaaaaagcatTAGCAGCATTGAAGAATGCTATTCAGCCTGCCAAAACTACAGCAGCACCTAAGCTACCACAAATTACAGAGAATACTGAACAAGCAGAGAATGTTCAACAAAGTAACGCAACAAACAACTTCAATgttatacaaacaaataatattacaaacacCAATAACATGGCTTTAAATGATACTGGCAAAACCTCTGTACATGAATGTAATTATCCATCTATAAGAGTAGAAGATATTGCAGCAGATATTGAACCAAGTATTGATCACCATGCAGATTTAAATTATTCCCCTGTTAACTCACCAAGGTCTATTGGCTTTAAGACTCCTAACACACATCAATCCTTGAATCACAGAGAAACTCCAGAAAGATCAGTACAGAATAAAGATCCTCTCAATTTGGCTGAAGAGCTCAGTTTCTTTGATGACCAGCCTGTTGCCAGCAGTAGTATGAATATGTCTGTAAGACATCCATTGGCTAGCCCATGGAGAGTAGAGTTTGGTAATCTACCTATTAAGTGGCCTAGTAATGCCTATGTCAAACCAAATATGACACCAGCTGTTGAAACTTCTTTCATCAACCCTGAAGACTCAATTAATAAGAAGAAGCATGTATACACAAACATGGTGCCTCAGACAAATGAAATGTTCACAGACATAGCTGATACTACACCTAATCTAAAGCAGACTAgtataatttcatttataaaagaaatgGCAGAAAAGAGTGCTAAAAAGAAACGAGGGAGATCTGTTTCACCAGCTAAGGCTATTTATCAGGAGATTGATGACAATACTGCTGAAACTAATAAGAAATCTGGGAAGAAGGGAGTTGGTAATAAAACACCTAACCCTGCAATTAATACATCTGATGAGGTTTCAAGTAGTGGTAATGACACTTCTCATGATAAAGAAAATTCTAAGGAGGAAAGAAAAAGTAGAAAACGTAAGAACAATGAAAACATTTGTGACTTACCTGCAAAATCACCTCGAAAGCAAAAAGATAAAGATGGCACATTCTTTGGTTTTGATGAAAGTGAAGTTCAAGATGAGAATGTTTCTccagtcaaaataaataataatcccAGGAGTAGATCATTGAGGCCTAGATCGAAAGCTGTGCTTCAAGAAATCAATGGTCCAACAAGAGCTGTGTTGCCAGTTGCTGCTAAGACAAAGATAGCAACAGGTTCTGAGGCTGTAAATAAAGTGTATGAAGAGTTGAAGTCGCCTGCTGATGCACCAGTCTTCCTAGAGAGGAATGTCaatgaaaatgaaacaaatGTTGCAGATCCTTCAATTAATGATGATTCACAGTCTGTCCATTTGTTTGAAGATATTGAAGTGGTACATCATTTGAAG CCTACACGCAAGAGCTATGGGAAAGCCAAGAAAGTGACATTCCGTCAGCGGTCCAACAGCACTTCTGACAGTGAGGTCCAAGTTCCTGTAGAGGATCCTAATGAATCAACCGATTATGATGATTTGGGTGACCTGACCTTCGATGTATGTAATGTAACGGAAAAGAAAGCCACTAAAAAGAGGAAGCCTAAGAAGCTAATGTCTAAAAAGGAG gaaAAAGAAGCTGAGGCTTGGGCAGCAAACTTCAACTCAATGTGTGAGGATGTAGAAGATTTCCCATTACTTGTTGAGTAA
- the LOC124640226 gene encoding chromosome-associated kinesin KIF4, protein MVEGDNKGTIDTVQVALRIRPLMQLETDRGCEECIEVVNGQPQVQIKDLAFTYNYVFPQHITQQEFYDTAVKGLIGRLFQGYNVTILAYGQTGSGKTYTMGTNYSGSDGDSTKLGVIPQAVADIFDFIEAHEDKFIFKVNVSFMELYQEQCYDLLSGKERGHSIIEIREDINKGVILPGITELPVTSTMETMMVLERGSSGRVTGSTAMNQASSRSHAVFTIVICKESRTDKNLATTSKFHLVDLAGSERIKKTKASGERLREGVKINQGLLALGNVISALGDGTNRSFISYRDSKLTRLLQDSLGGNSLTLMVACVSPADYNLDETVSTLRYADRARRIRNKPIINQDAKAAEIVRLNNLVNELRLQLLGKMPTISEQNNEQLQEELDREKARYAELLKKHKQVTEHLSNMLIENTNLCEKALLAEAAKDKIERKLNELTEQCNQTIENLNTTDKDDEHQKTTVVDYLKEIKTRLEDLQSVNLKSNEELIDHEIKLSFVNDGDHEKVDDEMPMNEDQAVLEEEKRAMGQVALNQELQELNRAMAIKASVVQAILANNKDMLESHKNLRENEEKIAHLEKERDELLQQLKQTKSKDPSHEERRTKVSTLEHQISDLKKTCQQQAHIIKTKEKNEAKIASLNAELQAMKATKVKIIKQMREESEKFRKWKADNERAMLRLRNEDRKRATAMAKMESLHAKQQNVLKRKMEEAVAVNKRLKEALERQKSTQMKRNAKGSVKAGAVQLYIEQELEVHLSIVEAEKSLEELMEYRAWITEQIENLRNSTDEEANRKKIAELEDDLALRKAQISDLQQKILTADQENKSRTQWDNIQSMLEAKVALKCLFELLVDAKRELTNQSEKGFQARYEEIKEAHDRLAMDFENSKAEFERQLQMVKLQSEQKLSALVALQRGVVGKGDKSEACKHLQNVIQYQQERLEQVEEENKKLVDELEQLRSAGKKAKRKPKKEPEVEPVKKLEYVEPTDEEDDEFEDREKDPDWRATPLFKRIQAQRSRLTMNFTQADVSVAETSTRAVKRGSDGAAHCTCRGSCSTKMCGCVKSDKGCSGTCRCQPELCKNRRVSSDSEDKENNPSSTELSLDTTPPSYFDKRGHLDATYVKKKKSYFFPHDQGMATSTQ, encoded by the exons ATGGTGGAGGGAGATAATAAAGGAACTATTGACACAGTGCAAGTAGCACTTCGGATCAGACCATTGATGCAATTGGAGACTGACAGAGGATGTGAGGAGTGCATTGAAGTGGTGAATGGGCAGCCTCAAGTCCAGATAAAGGATCTGGCATTCACATATAACTATGTTTTCCCCCAACACATAACTCAGCAGGAGTTTTATGATACAGCAGTTAAAGGTCTTATAGGAAGGCTATTCCAAG GTTACAATGTGACAATACTTGCATATGGGCAGACAGGTTCTGGCAAAACTTACACAATGGGTACCAACTACTCAGGCTCCGACGGTGACTCTACTAAACTGG GTGTAATACCCCAAGCAGTGGCAGACATATTTGACTTTATAGAGGCACATGAAGATAAGTTCATATTCAAAGTGAATGTATCCTTCATGGAGTTGTATCAGGAACAGTGTTATGACTTGCTCTCCGGCAAGGAGAGGGGACACAGTATTATAGAGATAAGGGAGGATATTAATAAGGGGGTCATTTTGCCAG GTATAACAGAACTGCCAGTAACATCCACAATGGAGACCATGATGGTGTTGGAGCGAGGGTCATCAGGCCGAGTGACAGGCTCCACAGCCATGAACCAGGCATCCAGCAGGAGTCATGCTGTCTTCACTATTGTTATCTGCAAAGAGAGTAGGACTGATAA AAACTTAGCCACAACATCGAAGTTCCACTTGGTAGACTTAGCAGGGTCTGAGCGTATAAAGAAGACGAAGGCCAGTGGCGAGCGTTTGCGGGAAGGCGTGAAGATTAATCAGGGGTTACTGGCTCTTGGCAACGTTATATCGGCTCTAGGAGATGGAACCAATAGGAGCTTTATCAGTTATAGGGATAGCAAGCTTACTAGGCTTTTGCAAG ACAGTCTCGGCGGTAATTCCCTGACTCTAATGGTAGCGTGTGTGAGTCCGGCGGACTACAACCTGGACGAGACAGTGTCGACGCTGCGGTACGCCGACCGAGCCCGCAGGATACGCAACAAGCCCATCATTAACCAGGACGCTAAGGCCGCTGAGATTGTCAG GCTAAACAACTTAGTAAATGAACTAAGGCTACAACTCCTAGGCAAAATGCCAACCATCTCTGAACAGAATAACGAGCAGCTCCAAGAAGAACTAGACAGAGAGAAGGCCAGATATGCAGAACTATTGAAAAAGCACAAGCAAGTAACAGAACATTTAAGCAACATGTTGATAGAAAACACGAACCTTTGCGAAAAGGCTTTATTAGCAGAAGCAGCCAAAGACAAGATAGAGCGCAAACTCAACGAGCTGACAGAACAATGCAACCAGACCATAGAGAACTTGAACACCACAGACAAAGATGATGAACATCAAAAGACAACAGTTGTGGACTacttgaaagaaataaaaactcgTTTGGAAGACCTACAGTCTGTTAATTTGAAGAGTAATGAAGAGTTGATAGATCATGAGATTAAGCTGTCGTTTGTGAATGATGGTGATCATGAGAAGGTGGATGATGAGATGCCTATGAATGAGGATCAGGCTGTTTTGGAAGAGGAGAAGAGGGCTATGGGACAG GTGGCTCTTAACCAAGAGCTACAAGAACTGAATCGTGCGATGGCTATCAAGGCATCAGTAGTGCAGGCAATACTTGCCAACAATAAGGACATGCTGGAGAGCCACAAGAATTTGCGGGAAAATGAAGAGAAGATTGCACATTTGGAGAAGGAACGAGATGAGCTGTTGCAGCAGTTGAAGCAGACTAAG AGCAAAGACCCATCTCACGAGGAGCGTCGCACGAAGGTGTCTACGCTCGAGCACCAGATATCCGACCTCAAGAAGACTTGCCAGCAACAAGCTCACATCATCAAGACTAAAGAAAAGAATGAGGCCAAGATCGCATCGCTCAATGCTGAGCTACAGGCTATGAAGGCTACTAAG gttaaaataataaagcaaatgCGCGAAGAAAGCGAGAAGTTCCGCAAATGGAAGGCGGACAACGAGCGAGCGATGCTTCGCCTTCGCAACGAGGACCGCAAGCGAGCCACCGCCATGGCCAAGATGGAGTCGCTACATGCTAAGCAGCAGAACGTGCTCAAGCGGAAGATGGAGGAGGCTGTCGCTGTTAATAAGAGGCTCAAG GAAGCCCTAGAGCGTCAGAAGTCCACACAAATGAAGCGCAACGCGAAAGGCAGCGTGAAGGCCGGCGCGGTACAACTGTACATCGAACAAGAGTTAGAAGTCCATCTCAGCATTGTCGAGGCTGAGAAGTCGCTTGAAGAGTTGATGGAGTATAG GGCGTGGATAACAGAACAAATAGAGAACCTTCGCAACAGCACGGACGAGGAAGCCAACAGAAAAAAGATAGCTGAGCTAGAAGATGACTTGGCGTTGCGTAAGGCGCAGATATCTGATCTGCAGCAGAAGATATTGACGGCTGATCAGG AAAACAAATCCCGCACCCAATGGGACAACATACAATCTATGTTAGAAGCCAAAGTAGCCCTCAAATGTTTGTTCGAGCTCCTAGTAGACGCCAAGAGGGAGTTGACCAATCAGAGCGAGAAGGGCTTCCAGGCCAGATATGAGGAGATCAAGGAGGCTCATGATAGACTGGCGATGGACTTCGAGAATAGTAAGGCGGAGTTTGAGAGGCAGCTGCAAATGGTGAAGTTGCAGAGTGAACAGAAG TTATCAGCGCTCGTAGCGCTACAACGCGGCGTGGTAGGCAAAGGCGACAAGAGTGAAGCCTGCAAGCACCTACAGAACGTCATTCAGTACCAACAAGAGAGGCTGGAACAAGTCGAGGAGGAAAAT AAAAAGTTAGTAGACGAGCTAGAACAGCTGAGGTCAGCTGGCAAGAAAGCTAAGAGGAAGCCTAAGAAGGAGCCTGAGGTAGAACCTGTGAAGAAGTTGGAGTACGTTGAGCCGACTGATGAGGAGGACGATGAGTTTGAGGACCGGGAGAAGGATCCCGATTGGAGGGCCACGCCGCTGTTTAAACGTATACAG GCGCAACGTTCCCGTCTGACAATGAACTTCACTCAGGCTGACGTGTCCGTCGCCGAGACGTCCACTCGAGCCGTCAAGCGAGGTTCTGACGGCGCCGCCCACTGCACCTGTAGAGGCAGCTGCTCCACTAAGATGTGCGGCTGTGTCAAGTCGGACAAAGGCTGCAGTGGTACCTGCAGGTGCCAGCCGGAACTCTGCAAGAATAGACGAGTGTCCTCTGACAGTGAGGATAAGGAGAATAAT CCATCAAGCACGGAGTTATCGCTCGACACGACGCCTCCGTCCTACTTCGACAAACG AGGACACCTTGATGCTACGTAcgtaaaaaagaagaaaagctATTTTTTCCCGCATGATCAGGGAATGGCGACCTCAACGCAATAA